Proteins from one Rosa chinensis cultivar Old Blush chromosome 7, RchiOBHm-V2, whole genome shotgun sequence genomic window:
- the LOC112179499 gene encoding sphinganine C4-monooxygenase 2 isoform X1, with amino-acid sequence MGFMRIVASDEVLGTFIPIIVYWLYAALIVFMEKSFPKYKIRSAEEQDKRNHLVSKGTVIKGVVLQQVLQALTATLVYILTNRDDDAAASMTTSTTGQNDDGDDGIGSMIMMLATTMVQFLIAMVVMDTWQYFMHRYMHENKFLYKHIHSQHHRLVAPYAYAALYNHPLEGLLVDTMSGAVSFLLSGMSPRTSIFFFSFATIKAVDDHSGVCNFPWHPFHVMFRNNSLYHDVHHQLSGTKFNFSQPFFVFWDRLLGTYHMPSSAEDELNKEAKSK; translated from the exons ATGGGATTCATGAGAATAGTTGCTTCTGATGAAGTATTAGGAACGTTTATCCCTATCATAGTGTACTGGCTGTACGCAGCCCTCATTGTATTTATGGAAAAATCATTTCCGAAATACAAAATTCGAAGCGCAGAGGAGCAAGACAAGAGAAACCACCTCGTTTCCAAAGGAACAGTCATCAAAGGCGTCGTCCTCCAACAAGTCCTGCAGGCTCTCACTGCCACACTCGTGTATATTCTGACAAACCGTGACGATGATGCGGCTGCTTCTATGACTACTTCTACTACAG GTCAaaatgatgatggtgatgatggaaTTGGGTCAATGATCATGATGCTTGCCACAACTATGGTCCAGTTTCTGATAGCCATGGTGGTGATGGACACGTGGCAGTACTTCATGCATAGGTATATGCATGAGAACAAGTTCCTCTACAAGCACATCCACTCCCAGCATCACAGGCTTGTAGCTCCGTATGCATATGCAGCATTGTACAACCACCCGTTGGAGGGTCTTCTCGTGGACACTATGAGCGGAGCTGTCAGCTTCTTGCTGTCGGGCATGTCTCCGCGGACTtcgattttcttcttctcatttGCAACCATCAAGGCAGTGGACGACCACTCCGGTGTATGTAACTTTCCATGGCACCCGTTTCATGTTATGTTCAGAAACAACAGCTTATATCATGATGTGCACCACCAGCTTTCAGGGACCAAGTTCAACTTCTCTCAGCCCTTCTTTGTGTTTTGGGATAGGCTACTTGGTACCTACCACATGCCATCATCTGCTGAAGATGAGCTCAACAAGGAGGCCAAGAGTAAATAA
- the LOC112179499 gene encoding sphinganine C4-monooxygenase 2 isoform X2 produces the protein MGFMRIVASDEVLGTFIPIIVYWLYAALIVFMEKSFPKYKIRSAEEQDKRNHLVSKGTVIKGVVLQQVLQALTATLVYILTNRDDDAAASMTTSTTGQNDDGDDGIGSMIMMLATTMVQFLIAMVVMDTWQYFMHRYMHENKFLYKHIHSQHHRLVAPYAYAALYNHPLEGLLVDTMSGAVSFLLSGMSPRTSIFFFSFATIKAVDDHSGLSGTKFNFSQPFFVFWDRLLGTYHMPSSAEDELNKEAKSK, from the exons ATGGGATTCATGAGAATAGTTGCTTCTGATGAAGTATTAGGAACGTTTATCCCTATCATAGTGTACTGGCTGTACGCAGCCCTCATTGTATTTATGGAAAAATCATTTCCGAAATACAAAATTCGAAGCGCAGAGGAGCAAGACAAGAGAAACCACCTCGTTTCCAAAGGAACAGTCATCAAAGGCGTCGTCCTCCAACAAGTCCTGCAGGCTCTCACTGCCACACTCGTGTATATTCTGACAAACCGTGACGATGATGCGGCTGCTTCTATGACTACTTCTACTACAG GTCAaaatgatgatggtgatgatggaaTTGGGTCAATGATCATGATGCTTGCCACAACTATGGTCCAGTTTCTGATAGCCATGGTGGTGATGGACACGTGGCAGTACTTCATGCATAGGTATATGCATGAGAACAAGTTCCTCTACAAGCACATCCACTCCCAGCATCACAGGCTTGTAGCTCCGTATGCATATGCAGCATTGTACAACCACCCGTTGGAGGGTCTTCTCGTGGACACTATGAGCGGAGCTGTCAGCTTCTTGCTGTCGGGCATGTCTCCGCGGACTtcgattttcttcttctcatttGCAACCATCAAGGCAGTGGACGACCACTCCGGT CTTTCAGGGACCAAGTTCAACTTCTCTCAGCCCTTCTTTGTGTTTTGGGATAGGCTACTTGGTACCTACCACATGCCATCATCTGCTGAAGATGAGCTCAACAAGGAGGCCAAGAGTAAATAA